Part of the Eikenella corrodens genome is shown below.
GCCTGCTGCCCGCATTGACTCAAAAATCGGTGATTATTTTAGATAATGCACGATTTCACCGTATGGGTGTCTTACGGGAAATGGCGGAAAAATTGGGACATAAGGTATTGCCTCTTGCACCTTATTCACCTGAGCCCAACCCGATTGAGAAGGTGTGGGCGAATATTAAGCGGTATCTGCGAACCGTATTGTCTGATTACGCCCGATTTGACGATGCGCTACTGTCCTATTTTGATTTTAATTGACTATAGTACGGCAAGGCGAGACAACGCTGTACTGGTTTTTGTTAATTCACTATACTTATTTTCAGGTAGCCTCAAGCTGCCTCAAACCCAGGCTACCTGAAAACACCAATTAACACTGCCCCTGCCCTTGTGAAAACCCGCCCTGCCCCTATTTACCCGTATCATCCCCCCATCATCAAAGGACAACCCGTGAATCCCCTGCTCCAACTCGGCGAAGAGCCGCGTTTCGACCAAATCCAAACCGCCCACATCCGCCCTGCCCTCGAATCCGCCCTTGCCGAAGCCAGGGCCGGCATTGCTGCCGTCAAGGCTCAAAGCGAGGCCACCTGGGCCAATACCGTGGAAAAACTCACCGACATCACCGAGCGCGTCGGCCGCATCTGGGGCGTGGTATCGCACCTCAATTCCGTGGCCGACACCCCCGAACTGCGCGCCGTGTATAACGAGCTAATGCCGGAAATCACCGTATTCTTCACCGAAATCGGCCAAGACATCGAGCTCTACCAGCGCTTCAAAACCATCAAAAGCTCCCCCGAATTCGCCGCCCTAAGCCCGGCACAGCAAACCAAGCTCAACCACGACCTGCGCGATTTCGTGCTCAGCGGCGCCGAGCTGCCGCCCGAAAAACAGGCCGAATTCGCCGCCCTGCAAACCGAAGGCGCCCAGCTGGCCGCCAAATTCTCACAAAACGTGCTCGATGCCACCGATGCCTTTGCCCTCTATTTCGACAATGCCGAGCCGCTCTCCGGGCTACCTGAAGACGCCATGGCCATGTTTGCCGCCGCCGCGCAGGCCGAAGGCAAAAGCGGCTACAAAATCGGCCTGCAAATGCCGCACTACCTCGCCGTGATGCAATACGCCGACAACCGCGAACTGCGCGAAGAGGTATACCGCGCCTACGTTACCCGCGCCAGCGAGCTTTCCAACGAAGGCCGTTTCGACAACAGCCCCAACATCACCCGCCACCTCGAAATCACCCTGCAGGAAGCCAAACTGCTGGGCTATGCCAACTTCGCCGAGCTTTCGCTGGCCACCAAAATGGCCGATTCGCCCGCGCAAGTGCTGGATTTCCTACGCGATTTGGCCAAACGTGCCAAACCCTTCGCCGAGCAGGACTTTGCCGCCGTGCAGGCCTTCGCCCGCGACACCCTCGCCATTGAAAACCCGCAACCCTGGGATTTGGCCTACGCCTCCGAAAAACTGCGCCAGGCCAAATATTCGTTCAGCGAAACCGAAGTGAAAAAATATTTCCCCGTGGGCAAAGTGCTCCTTGGCCTGTTCGCCCAAATCAAACGGCTCTACGGCGTGGATTTCACTGAAAAAACCGTACCCGTATGGCATCCCGACGTGCGCTATTTCGAGCTCTCGCAAAACGGCGCGCACATCGGCGGCGTGTATATGGATTTGTACGCCCGAGAAGGCAAACGCGGCGGCGCATGGATGAACGACTATAAAGGCCGCCGCCGCCTGCCCAACGGCCAGCTGCAAAGCCCCACAGCCTATCTGGTGTGCAACTTCACCCCGCCCGCAGCCGGCAAAGAAGCCCGCCTCTCCCATGATGAAATCCTCACCCTTTTCCACGAAACCGGCCACGGCCTGCACCACCTGCTCACCCAAGTGGACGAACTGGGCGTGAGCGGCATCAACGGCGTGGAATGGGATGCCGTAGAGCTACCCAGCCAGTTTATGGAAAACTTCGTGTGGGAATACGATGTACTGCGCGGCATGTCCGAGCATGAAGACAACGGCGCACCGCTGCCGCAGGAATTGTTCGACAAGATGCTCGCCGCCAAAAACTTCCAGCGCGGCATGTTCCTCGTGCGCCAAATGGAATTCGCCTTGTTCGACATGCTGATTTACAGCGAAACCGATCCCGCCCGTCTTTCCGGCTGGGCTCAAGTGTTAGACAGCGTGCGCCGCGAAGTGGCCGTAGTGCAGCCGCACGCCTACAACCGTTTCGCCAACAGTTTCGGCCACATCTTCGCCGGCGGCTACTCGGCCGGCTACTACAGCTATGCCTGGGCCGAAGTGCTCAGCGCCGACGCCTACGCCGCATTTGAAGAAAGCGGCAATGTGGCCGAATGCGGCCGCCGCTTCTGGCAGGAAATCCTCGCCGTGGGCGGCTCGCGCAGCGCCGCCGAATCTTTCCAAGCCTTCCGCGGCCGCGCCCCCAGCATCGACGCCCTACTCCGCCATAGCGGCTTTGATTTAAACGCTGCCTAAACCGTAGGATAGAGAAAAGGCTACCTGAAAATTTTAGCGTTGCAGACACTGCGCCGCGCTTCGTTTTCAGGTAGCCTGCTTATTGCATCAACTCTAGCCTTACCCAATAGACATCGAGAGTCAACTGCAATCATAGGCAGCATAGAAATACGGCAGAGGGCAATAGCATCAGAGAAAGAAATCATGAAGAAATCAACGTCTCGCTAAGCTCCCCACCATATTCCATTGCCATCTCACCGGATAGCTTCTTATGAACATAACCGCTGTAGCGAATTATAGTGGATTAACAAAAATCAGTACAAGGCGGCGAGCCGCAGGCAGTACACACGTTACGGCAAGGCGAGCCAATGCTGTACTGGTTTTTGTTAATTCACTATAAAATTTCTTCATCCCTCAGCCATAAAATAAAGGCTACCTGAAATATTCAGGTAGCCTTTTTGATGCTGCAGACAACAATGCAGACTTATTCTGCGGTCGGTACAACAACCACAGTAATATTGGCCACGGCATCGGTATGCAGGGCAATTTCGATTGCGTATTCGCCAACTGCTTTGAACGGGCCATTGGGCAGGCGTACGTTGGCTTTAGCAGCTTCCACACCAAATGCACGGATGGCTTCGGCGATGTCGGCGTTGGTTACAGAGCCAAACAGACGGCCGTCCACGCCGGCTTTTTGGGCGATGGTGATGGTTTGGCCTTCCAATTTGGCTTGACGGGCCTGTGCATCGGCCAGGATTTCAGCCTGACGGGCTTCGAGCTCTGCACGGCGGGCTTCGAAATCGGCCAGGGCAGCTTCGGTTGCGCGTTTGGCTTTACCTTGCGGAATCAGGAAGTTGCGGGCATAGCCGTTTTTTACGGTTACTACATCGCCCAGATTACCCAAGCCGCCAATTTTTTCTAACAGAATGATTTGCATAATATAAATTCTCCGTTAATTATTTGTGTTGGTCGGTGTAGGGCAGCAGAGCCAGGAAACGGGCGCGTTTTACGGCCACAGACAGCTGGCGCTGATAGTGAGCTTTGGTGCCGGTAATGCGGGCGGGGATGATTTTGCCGTTTTCAGAAATGAAATCTTTCAGTAAATCAACTGACTTGTAATCTACTTGTTTGATGCCTTCTGCAGTAAAACGGCAGAATTTTCTACGTTTAAATGTTTGACGAGCCATCTCATTCAACCTTTATTTTCAATAATTGTCTGTATATGCAATATGGGGCGGCGGTATTTTTGGCTGTAAGCTGCAAGAAATCCGGATATATCCACCATACTGCCTGCTTTGTGTTGCCAGAGTTTTGCCTGTTCGCCGATTAATTTCGCCTGGAGTTCAAACCGGGCCAAATAGGGTTCGCCTGCTTCGGTTTGCCACGATTCATGCTCTAACATCAATCCCAATACGGCTGTGCCGGCCGGGGTGTAGCGCAAGGTGTCGGCATCTTTGATGCGGGCGGTAAGGCTTACAGTATTGTTCAAAATCTCACGCTTAGGCTTCGGCGGCAGCTTCTTCCTGAGGCTGGCCGTTCAGCAGGTTTTTGGATTTTTCTTCCTTCATCATGGGAGAAGCCTCAGTAACGGCTTCGTCCATTTTGATGGTCAGGTGGCGCAATACGGCGTCGTTGAAGCGGAAACCGGTTTCCAACTCTTCGATGGCAGCCGGGGTGCATTCGATATTCATCAGCACGTAGTGTGCTTTGTGCAGCTTGTTGATGGGATAAGCCAACTGGCGGCGACCCCAGTCTTCCAAGCGGTGAATGTGGCCGCCAGACTCGGTAATCAAGGTTTTGTAGCGTTCAACCATGGCGGGCACTTGCTCGCTCTGGTCGGGATGAACGATGAATACAATCTCGTAATGACGCATGTTATCTCCTTATGGCTAAATACAGCCCGCCGTCATGCGGAAACAGCGGGCAAGGGGTGAAAAACGCGGCATTATATCGGCAAAATACAACGTAAGCAAGCATTTGCTGAGTAGAGTGTGGTGATTGTAGCTTGGTATGTGTGCAATATTTCACACAGTGAACACAGGCTACCTGAAAAAGAAGATTCAATAACTTGGAAGTGAGTTTGGGATATAAAAAACCCGTATGCCGAGGCATACGGGTTTCAATTTGGGGTGGCTGATGGGGCTCGAACCCACGACAACCGGAATCACAATCCGGGGCTCTACCAACTGAGCTACAGCCACCATAAAACTTTATGGCGCGCCCGACAGGAATCGAACCTGTAACCGCCCGCTTAGAAGGCGGGTGCTCTATCCGGTTGAGCTACGGGCGCTCTACCTATCCTGTCGTTCACAATTTTTCGGAGAACTTTGGTCGGGGCGGTGGGATTCGAACTCACGACCCTCTGCTCCCAAAGCAGATGCGCTAACCAGACTGCGCTACGCCCCGATAAGAAAGGCGAATTCTACTCATACTGCTTTTACCCTGTCAAGCAAGTAATGCAAAATTAAATATCAGTTTTGATTTATTTGTATGGTTTCATGCTAAATAACAGCATGTTAATTGAAGACCTGCTTACAAATCATCAGTGCATATATGCATAAGAAGCTTAACATGGCCAAAGCCTCTTCCAACCTAAAAGTGTTATGAACAACATGCTATAATTGCCAAGCCAACAAGCGTTGAAATCTCAGCAAAATAGTCGGCTGTAGCATATGTTGCTGCATAAAAGATTAATACATGATTTAATTTTTACCCGAGGCAGCCATCCAGCCCGTCCAGTTTACTTCTCCACCCAACCCGACAGAAAAGGAACAGCCTATGACAGCCCAGATTCTCGATGGTAAAGCCGTTGCTAACGAACGTCTGCTGAAACTTGCCGACAAAGTGGTCGAGCGGCGCAAACAAGGCTTGCGCCCCCCGTGTTTGGCTGTTTTGCTGGTTGGTAGCGATCCTGCCAGTGTTGTGTATGTGAACAACAAAAAAATTGCCTGTGAAAAGGCTAATTTCGACTCCCGTTCCTACGAATTGCCGGCTTCTACTAGCGAAGAAGAACTGCTGCAACTGATTGACGAACTCAATGCCGCTCCCGATGTGGACGGTATTTTGGTGCAGCTGCCCTTGCCGGCACACATTAACAGCCAATCAGTTATCGAGCGTATCCAGCCTAATAAAGACGTGGACGGCTTCCACCCCTATAACGTTGGCCGCCTGGTCGTGAAAATGCCGCTGATGCGCCCATGCACCCCCAAGGGCGTGATGACCTTATTGGAAACTTACGGCGTGGAGCTGCGCGGCAAGAAAGCCGTGATCGTGGGCGCATCCAATATTGTCGGCCGCCCGCAGGCGCTGGAAATGCTGCTGGCCGGTGCCACGGTTACCATATGCCACCGCTTTACTGCGAGTTTGGAAGACGAAGTTTCTGAAGCCGATGTAGTGGTGGTGGGCGTGGGTAAGCCCAAGCTGATTCAGGGCAGCTGGATTAAACCCGGCGCCGTGGTGGTGGATGTGGGCATCAACCGGTTGGCAGACGGTACGCTCTGTGGTGATGTGGATTTTGAAGCCGCCAAAGAACGCGCTTCCATGATTACTCCTGTCCCCGGCGGCGTAGGCCCGATGACCATTGCCACCCTGCTGGAAAACACCTTCTACGCAGCCACTCTGCACGACCAACCGGCAGCCTAGGAGCATATCGGTGCACAATAAAGGGCAAACAGCCATATCGACTGTTTGCCTTTGTTTTTCAAATGATATAACCACCAAAAGGCTACCTGAAATTCTATTGGGCAAGCCGCACAATATTTTCAGGTAGCCTCTCCCTCTTCCCCAAAGATTTCCTGAAACGCCTGAAACAGCTCGCGCTCTTCAAAACGCGCATGGCCGCGCAGGGTTTCGGCAAAAACCTTCATCCAATCGGGATTGTCAAACTCGGGCGCAGCCAGCATTCGTCGCAACAGCGCATGTTCATCCTCGAAACGCCGCTGCATTTCCGGCTGCGCCAATTTGTCCCACCATGGCGCAAACAGCGTTTCCTCATCGGCAAAATGCGCCAGCAAATCATCTTTCTGCTTGGCAAAATCGGCACGGTGGTCGGCGGCAGGGTCGCGCAGGATGCGGGCACACATGGCCAGCGAATGGTGATGGTCTTGCGACAGCGGAATCAGCAGGGGATGGCGTTTCATTTTTCAGGTAGCCCGAAGTGGTTGTACGATAGACGGATTATATAGCGGGCAGCGCAAAACGCCCACAAACACGCCGCCGTTTCATGATAGACTGCCCGCCGTTTGCCATTCCGTTTTCCTAATTGAAATGATTCCGCAAAAACTCGTTATCGCCAGCCGCGAAAGCGCCCTCGCCATGTGGCAGGCCGAACACATCCAATCCCGCCTGCGCGCGCTCTACCCCGACTGCGAAGTATCCATCCTCGGCCTCACCACCCAAGGCGACCGTATCCTCGATAAAACCCTCTCCAAAATCGGCGGCAAAGGCCTGTTTGTGAAAGAGCTCGAACAAGCTCTATCCGACGGTCGCGCCGACCTTGCCGTGCACTCCATCAAAGACGTGCCGATGGTATTGCCCGGAGGCTTTGCCTTGGCCGCCGTCTGCGAACGCGAAAGCCCGTTTGACGCCTTCGTTTCCAACGACTACCGGCGGCTTGAAGACCTGCCCGCCGGCACCATTGTCGGCACGTCCAGCATGCGCCGCGAAGCCCAGCTGCGCGCCCGTTTCCCGCAGCTTCAGGTAGCCCCTTTGCGCGGCAACGTGCAAACCCGCCTTGCCAAACTCGATCGGGGCGACTACGCCGCCATCATCCTGGCCGAAGCCGGCCTCAAGCGCCTCGGTCTCACCCAGCGTATCCGCCACACCCTCTCCCCCGCTGACAGCCTGCCCGCCGCCGGCCAAGGCGCGCTCGGTATCGAAATTGCCGCGCACCGCAGCGAACTGCTGCCCCTGCTCGCCCCGCTGAACCACGCCCAAACCGCCGCCTGCGTTACCGCCGAACGCGCCCTCGCCCGCGCGCTGGGCGGCAGCTGCCAAGTGCCGCTGGCCGCCTACTGCACCGAGCAAGACGGCTTGCTCACCCTGCACGGCTTGGTCGGCCATCCCGACGGCTCCGTCATCCTGCGCGAAGAAGCCCAAGCCCCGCATGAATACGCCGACGCCCTCGGCCGTGCCGTCGCCAAAAAACTGGCCGACAACGGCGCCCAAGAGCTCATCGCCGCCGTACTGGCCGATCAGGCTACCTGAAAATAGTGCGGCAGCGAAACCAGACGGTATCAGCGCAATATTTCAGTCAAACCCAGGCATATGCCGCCCAAACGTTTTCAGGTAGCCTTTACTTTGGGGCTACCTGAAAACATCATTACCAATGAAATGAAAAGATAAGTAGCGTTGTCATCCGGTACCAACACACTCAAAAGTGATTTCCCGCATGCTAATAGACCGCGAACAAGCCCGGCGCCTGCTGGCTGAATACGAAATGAGCCAACTCTCCAGCGAACAAAAGCCCAGCCTAGTTGTGGATTATTGGTGTTCGTTTGAAGATTTTAGCATTGGCCACGAATTAAAATCCTTTCTAGCCAACCATGAAGCCGAAAATCTAAGCGAATACACAGATTTTTTCCGCCCCATCGTCCTTATCGGTTTGGCAGACCAATATCAAATCTTCAACAACAAATACCTGGCTGCAGAATTAAAACGGCATACTCAAAACGAATTTCAAGTAACCGGCAATGAAAAACAAGCCTTATCATCCTGCTCCTGCTGCTCGTTTTATTCCCTCAGCCCTCCGGTTGATTACGCTGTTTGCCCGATTTGCCAATGGGAAAACGACGGCACAAGCGGCGAGCAATACTCTGCCATCAACCGCAGCACGCTCAGCCGATACCGAGAAAACTTCCTAGAAAACCATTCAAAAAGCGCACTGCAAGCCAAATACATTTTTTAAACGGTTCTGCACAGCAGCCGTCTAAAACCCCCAGAAAGGCAGAAACCATGAATCCTAAATCCCTCTACCGCGCCGCCCTGCTCGAATACCTCTTTTACGCCTCCTTAACCGCCGACCCGGCCGAAGCCCGCGCCGCCTACCGCACATACCGCCAACTCGCCAAAAAAGGCTGTCCCGACAGCTGGTTCGGCCTCGGCCGCGCCCGCCAGTACGGTTACGGTGTCAAACCAAACCCCGCAAAAGCCGAAAAATATTACCGCCGTGCCGCCAAACTCGGCCACGCCGAAGCACAGGAAGCCCTCGGCTGCCTATACGAATTTGCAGAAAAGCCCGACTACCGCCGCGCCCGCAAATGGTATGCACGCGCCGCCGCCCAACGCAGCAGCGACGCCCCCAATGCCGCCTACCGCCTCGGTTATCTATATGAAAAAGGCCTGGGCGGCAAAAAAGACATCCAGGCCGCCTGCCGGCTCTACCGCCGCACCGCCAAAAACGGCCACGCCGATGCCCAACGCACCCTCGGCTACCTGTACGAAAAAGGCCTCGGCCTGCCCGAAAACCATGCCAAAGCCCGCAAATGGTACGCCCGCGCCGCCCTGCAGGCAGATGCCACCGCCTGCAACAACATGGGCTTCCTCTACTACAACGGCAAAGGCGTGCGCCGCAGCAAAAGCCTAGCGAAAAAATGGTACAAACTCGCCGCCCGCGCGGGCAGTATCCTTGCCTTATCCAATCTCGGCGTTCTCTATGAAGATGCAGGCCGTCTGAAAAAAGCCGTCCGCTACTACCGCCGTGCCGCCGAGGCAGGCAACAAATATGCCGCCAAGCAATTGAAGCGGCTGGATAAGTAAACATCGGCCGTTTCAGACGGCCTTCTAAAGAGGCTACCTGAAAACAAAAATCGGCGTGTGTGGGCCAGATGATGAAATCCGGCCCACACACGCCGATTGCCGCTTATCCGAGTGTTGCACTTGAAATCCGAATCCAAGAGCCTTTTTCCCGGTTGGCCATAATGCCAAGGCAAACTGTATTATGCTTAACCTTCAGGTAGCCTGCACAAGAATGGCTTGCAACAAACATTATTAAGAGATAGCGGCTCAATCCCCCCATGCCATCTGTCGTTCCGGTATGCCACACAAGGGCTACCTGAAAACAGCCAAGCACAGCAGCAACCGGCAGGCAACAACGATTGGCTACATTATTGAAAACAGTTCCTATTTCTGTTATTGTCTGCGTACCGCATCATCTAGATAATTCCCTATAAACAATAGGGAATTTAATCTTCCTTCCGCTTCTCTTCCCTTATATATGACAATCATGACAACCCAATCTTTTTGCCCTAAGCTGTTGGTCGTGCTGCTGACCAGTGCCTTTGCCCATATGCAGGCTGTAGCCGATTCTGCCGTTGCCAAGAATGACAGTACGCCGCCTACCGTAGAACTCGAAACCATCGAAATCCGAGGCCGCCGTCCCGACCAGCGCGGCGCCGACGACGTATACCGCAAGAACGTGTCCAATGTTTACGTCGGGCGCGAATATCTCGAGCGTTTCCAAGTCAATGCTGCCGGCGACGTGCTCAAAGGCCTGAACGGCGTGTACAACATGAACACCCGTACCGCCGGCGGCGCGATTACGCCCAACATACGCGGCATCACCGGCAAGGGCCGCATCCCCGTTACCGTAGACGGCACCGAACAAACCGTAGACGTATGGATGAACAACTACGGCGTGGGCGACCGCAACTACCTCGACCCCGCCCTGTTCCGCAGCATCGCCGTGGAAAAAAGCCCGGCGCTCACACGCGGCGTGAAATCCGGCGTCGGCGGCGCGGTAACCATCCGCACCATCGAAGCCCAAGACATCGTGCCCGAAGGCGAACGCTGGGGCTTCCAATTCAAAAGCGAGTTTTCCAACAACAGCCGCCGCCCGGCCAACGACCTCAACCAATGGCTGGGCTGGGAAGACTACCGCACCCTGCCCTTCGGCGCCACCGCCGACGGCGCGGGCGGCGGTTCCGACCCGCTGACCGGCCAGCAAAGCCCGCAGGCACTGGTGGCCGACGGCCTCGCCCCACCCGCACACAAAAGCGGCCGCGACAATTGGCGCTTCGGCGGCGACCGCAGTTATATGGCCGCCGCCGCCTTCAAAACCGAACTTTCAGACGGCCTAGCCGCCTACAGCTACCGCAACAAAGGCAACTACTTTGCCGGCACCAAGGGGGCGGAAGGCTACCTGAATAATCCGGTATACGACCTGCAACGCTGCTACGACCAAGGCGGCAGCGATTTCAACTGCAAAAACTCCGCCACCTTTATTCCGAATATGGCGCGCATCTACCACCCCGGCGTGGAAGTGATCAACAGCAACACCGAAACCAAAACCCTGCTGTTGAAAAACAACTGGCACCTGCCCGACAGCCACAACCTCGGCTGGCAGTATATGCGCACCGACGTGCGCTTCGGCGAAATCAACCCCTTCCACACCACCTATGTGATGAATATGGAGGAACACAACCCGAGCAGCCGCCCCAAAGCACTGTCGCCGCAGGTGCAGAGCATCGATTCCACCATCCGCACCGACACCTACAAACTCGGCTGGGGCTGGAAGCCCGAAGGCAGCCGCTGGCTCGATCTGCAAACCAATTTGTGGCGCATCAAAACCGACAGCACCCGCCACCAGAGCGGCGGCATGGAATTGTCTGTCGCCGGGCGCGATCTGTATTACGATGCCTGGCATTGGTGCAACCGGCGCGGCCAGCTGCCGCCCGAGCAAGCCGACTCCTACGCCGACTGCAACGAGCTGCTGGACGATTTCGGCATCAGCGGCATGAGCAAAGAAGAAGTGATGCGGCTGCTGCCCAACGACAACGGGCGGTTCCGCGTACTCTCCGGCGCCGAGCAGAAAACCAGCGTCAGCCGCACCGGATTCGATATCAGTAACCGCTTCCGCCCGCATCCGCGCCTGAGCATGACCCTGTCCGCCGACTATCAGAAAGAAAAGCTGGAGGAAGAAGTGGAAATCGTCAATTCAAAAGACCTGTTCAACCTGGCCGGCATGGCCACCGGCATGACCAAGCTGGCCGGCCCGCGCGGCGGCGAGCGGCGCGAATGGGGGACGAACCTGGTGTTCGACTGGCAGGCCACCGACCGCCTGAAAATCTCCGCCGGCATCCGCTACCACAATTTCAGGGGCTTCGATACCGCCCTGGCCGAAGGCCGCGCACGGCGCGATCCGCGCTATCGGGCGGGCCAGGAGGGAACAGCATATATAGGGCGGGGGCCTATCTACCTTATATGGAATTGGTAAGCGATCAGGAACAGCGCGACTGGGATGCGGTGGCCGAACAGCGCCGTCAGGCCCGTCTATCCGGCGATGCCGCCGCCATTGCCGCCGCCGAGCAGGCAGAGCGGGTGCACGGTGCCAAATATAATCTGCCGAAATACGATGACGGCAGCGATGAATACTATACAGACAGCTACCGTCGTATCGATAGCAATGGGTATGCCTACTATTACGATTGGCAATTGCCTTTGCCTTCCAACCACAACTCTCCCCTATATCGGATGCGCCCGGTTTTTGTTCCTTATGTCAACGGCAAGCTGGACAGCCGCGTATGGGAACAACACTATCATTCCGGTATGTTTGAAGAAAAAACAGACAACCCGCAGGGATTAAACGGCAGCTACAACCGTTATTGGCTGCACGGAGACCGCTCTCCCTATGCCTCAGGTTATTACGGTTGCGAGAAAGACATCCCGGGCTGTGCCATGCTTCGGCGTAAATTAAGCGATAGCGGTGAAGGCACACTAGTCCCGGGCTTGGGCCAAGGCATAGTGACCCGCAGATACACCGAAGAGCAATACTGGGCAATGCCCAAACCGATACGGGCGCATGCCTGGGCGCCGACCATTGCCGTCAGCTACGATTTAACCGACAACAGCCGCTTGTTCGCACGCTAC
Proteins encoded:
- a CDS encoding M3 family metallopeptidase, coding for MNPLLQLGEEPRFDQIQTAHIRPALESALAEARAGIAAVKAQSEATWANTVEKLTDITERVGRIWGVVSHLNSVADTPELRAVYNELMPEITVFFTEIGQDIELYQRFKTIKSSPEFAALSPAQQTKLNHDLRDFVLSGAELPPEKQAEFAALQTEGAQLAAKFSQNVLDATDAFALYFDNAEPLSGLPEDAMAMFAAAAQAEGKSGYKIGLQMPHYLAVMQYADNRELREEVYRAYVTRASELSNEGRFDNSPNITRHLEITLQEAKLLGYANFAELSLATKMADSPAQVLDFLRDLAKRAKPFAEQDFAAVQAFARDTLAIENPQPWDLAYASEKLRQAKYSFSETEVKKYFPVGKVLLGLFAQIKRLYGVDFTEKTVPVWHPDVRYFELSQNGAHIGGVYMDLYAREGKRGGAWMNDYKGRRRLPNGQLQSPTAYLVCNFTPPAAGKEARLSHDEILTLFHETGHGLHHLLTQVDELGVSGINGVEWDAVELPSQFMENFVWEYDVLRGMSEHEDNGAPLPQELFDKMLAAKNFQRGMFLVRQMEFALFDMLIYSETDPARLSGWAQVLDSVRREVAVVQPHAYNRFANSFGHIFAGGYSAGYYSYAWAEVLSADAYAAFEESGNVAECGRRFWQEILAVGGSRSAAESFQAFRGRAPSIDALLRHSGFDLNAA
- the rplI gene encoding 50S ribosomal protein L9; the encoded protein is MQIILLEKIGGLGNLGDVVTVKNGYARNFLIPQGKAKRATEAALADFEARRAELEARQAEILADAQARQAKLEGQTITIAQKAGVDGRLFGSVTNADIAEAIRAFGVEAAKANVRLPNGPFKAVGEYAIEIALHTDAVANITVVVVPTAE
- the rpsR gene encoding 30S ribosomal protein S18, which gives rise to MARQTFKRRKFCRFTAEGIKQVDYKSVDLLKDFISENGKIIPARITGTKAHYQRQLSVAVKRARFLALLPYTDQHK
- a CDS encoding primosomal replication protein N, producing the protein MRYTPAGTAVLGLMLEHESWQTEAGEPYLARFELQAKLIGEQAKLWQHKAGSMVDISGFLAAYSQKYRRPILHIQTIIENKG
- the rpsF gene encoding 30S ribosomal protein S6 — encoded protein: MRHYEIVFIVHPDQSEQVPAMVERYKTLITESGGHIHRLEDWGRRQLAYPINKLHKAHYVLMNIECTPAAIEELETGFRFNDAVLRHLTIKMDEAVTEASPMMKEEKSKNLLNGQPQEEAAAEA
- the folD gene encoding bifunctional methylenetetrahydrofolate dehydrogenase/methenyltetrahydrofolate cyclohydrolase FolD, which encodes MTAQILDGKAVANERLLKLADKVVERRKQGLRPPCLAVLLVGSDPASVVYVNNKKIACEKANFDSRSYELPASTSEEELLQLIDELNAAPDVDGILVQLPLPAHINSQSVIERIQPNKDVDGFHPYNVGRLVVKMPLMRPCTPKGVMTLLETYGVELRGKKAVIVGASNIVGRPQALEMLLAGATVTICHRFTASLEDEVSEADVVVVGVGKPKLIQGSWIKPGAVVVDVGINRLADGTLCGDVDFEAAKERASMITPVPGGVGPMTIATLLENTFYAATLHDQPAA
- a CDS encoding hemerythrin domain-containing protein, encoding MKRHPLLIPLSQDHHHSLAMCARILRDPAADHRADFAKQKDDLLAHFADEETLFAPWWDKLAQPEMQRRFEDEHALLRRMLAAPEFDNPDWMKVFAETLRGHARFEERELFQAFQEIFGEEGEAT
- the hemC gene encoding hydroxymethylbilane synthase; protein product: MIPQKLVIASRESALAMWQAEHIQSRLRALYPDCEVSILGLTTQGDRILDKTLSKIGGKGLFVKELEQALSDGRADLAVHSIKDVPMVLPGGFALAAVCERESPFDAFVSNDYRRLEDLPAGTIVGTSSMRREAQLRARFPQLQVAPLRGNVQTRLAKLDRGDYAAIILAEAGLKRLGLTQRIRHTLSPADSLPAAGQGALGIEIAAHRSELLPLLAPLNHAQTAACVTAERALARALGGSCQVPLAAYCTEQDGLLTLHGLVGHPDGSVILREEAQAPHEYADALGRAVAKKLADNGAQELIAAVLADQAT
- a CDS encoding CPCC family cysteine-rich protein gives rise to the protein MSQLSSEQKPSLVVDYWCSFEDFSIGHELKSFLANHEAENLSEYTDFFRPIVLIGLADQYQIFNNKYLAAELKRHTQNEFQVTGNEKQALSSCSCCSFYSLSPPVDYAVCPICQWENDGTSGEQYSAINRSTLSRYRENFLENHSKSALQAKYIF
- a CDS encoding tetratricopeptide repeat protein, producing the protein MNPKSLYRAALLEYLFYASLTADPAEARAAYRTYRQLAKKGCPDSWFGLGRARQYGYGVKPNPAKAEKYYRRAAKLGHAEAQEALGCLYEFAEKPDYRRARKWYARAAAQRSSDAPNAAYRLGYLYEKGLGGKKDIQAACRLYRRTAKNGHADAQRTLGYLYEKGLGLPENHAKARKWYARAALQADATACNNMGFLYYNGKGVRRSKSLAKKWYKLAARAGSILALSNLGVLYEDAGRLKKAVRYYRRAAEAGNKYAAKQLKRLDK
- a CDS encoding TonB-dependent receptor plug domain-containing protein; the encoded protein is MTTQSFCPKLLVVLLTSAFAHMQAVADSAVAKNDSTPPTVELETIEIRGRRPDQRGADDVYRKNVSNVYVGREYLERFQVNAAGDVLKGLNGVYNMNTRTAGGAITPNIRGITGKGRIPVTVDGTEQTVDVWMNNYGVGDRNYLDPALFRSIAVEKSPALTRGVKSGVGGAVTIRTIEAQDIVPEGERWGFQFKSEFSNNSRRPANDLNQWLGWEDYRTLPFGATADGAGGGSDPLTGQQSPQALVADGLAPPAHKSGRDNWRFGGDRSYMAAAAFKTELSDGLAAYSYRNKGNYFAGTKGAEGYLNNPVYDLQRCYDQGGSDFNCKNSATFIPNMARIYHPGVEVINSNTETKTLLLKNNWHLPDSHNLGWQYMRTDVRFGEINPFHTTYVMNMEEHNPSSRPKALSPQVQSIDSTIRTDTYKLGWGWKPEGSRWLDLQTNLWRIKTDSTRHQSGGMELSVAGRDLYYDAWHWCNRRGQLPPEQADSYADCNELLDDFGISGMSKEEVMRLLPNDNGRFRVLSGAEQKTSVSRTGFDISNRFRPHPRLSMTLSADYQKEKLEEEVEIVNSKDLFNLAGMATGMTKLAGPRGGERREWGTNLVFDWQATDRLKISAGIRYHNFRGFDTALAEGRARRDPRYRAGQEGTAYIGRGPIYLIWNW